In Patescibacteria group bacterium, the genomic window ATGGGACCTGAACAAGCGGTAAAAATTATCTTTAAAAAGGATTTAAACAAAAGCAAAAAGCCCGAAAAATTAGAAAAGGAAAAGATTGAACAATTAAAAGAAATGTTTTTGAATCCTTACCAAGCTGCTAAACTTGGCCAGGTTGACATGATAATAAACCCAAAAGATACAAGAATTGTTTTAACAAAATGCTTAAAATCTTTGTTTAATAAGAGAGAAAGCAAGATTCCTAGAAAACACGGCAATATTCCTCTATAAATATTTTGTTGACAGATTAGTTTTTATTTGGCAGAATAATACTAGTCCGTTAAACACGGACATTTTTATTAAAAATTTCGATTATTTAAATATGGACATGAAAAATTTTGCTTCAGCTATTGCTCAAATTGCTGAGGAGAAAGGAATTTCTTCTGAAAAAGTTTTTGAGACAATTGAGCAAGCACTGGCTGCAGCATATAAAAAAGATTACGGACAAAAAGGACAGATCATTAAAGCAGAACTTGATTCTAAATCAGGCGAAGTTAAGTTTTGGCAGGTAAAAACAGTTGTTGATGAAAAGATGATTTACTCTGAAGAAGAACTGGAAGAATTAAAAGAGAAAAAGCAGGAGATAAAAGAAGATGCTGATAAAAAAACCCAAGTCCGCTTTAATGAAGAAAAACATATCATGATTGATGAAGCTAAGAAAATAAAAGCTAAAATCAAGCCAGGAGAAGAATTAATTATTCCTTTGGAGCCA contains:
- a CDS encoding methylmalonyl-CoA carboxyltransferase, whose protein sequence is MGPEQAVKIIFKKDLNKSKKPEKLEKEKIEQLKEMFLNPYQAAKLGQVDMIINPKDTRIVLTKCLKSLFNKRESKIPRKHGNIPL